The nucleotide sequence ATCGCCGACCTCGTCGAGGAAGATCGTGCCGCCGCGCGCGGCCTCGAATCGGCCGATGCGGTCTTTCAGCGCGCCGGTGAACGATCCCTTCACGTGGCCGAAAAGCTCCGACTCGAGCAGGTTTTCCGCGAGCGCGCCGCAGTTGACGCGCACGAACGGCCCGCCTCGCCGGTTGCTGTTGTAGTGGATCGCCTGCGCGACGAGCTCCTTGCCCGTGCCGCTTTGCCCGCGCAACAGCACGGTGGTGTCCGTCGGCGCGACCTGCAGGATCTGCTGATACACCTGCTTCATCGCGCCCGAGGTGCCGACGAGATTGTGCTGCAGAAAGCGTTCGGCCATCTTTTCACTTTCGAGCTGCTCCTGCTCGAGGCGGTCGCGCGATTCGTAGGCCCGCTGCGTCATGCGCATGTGCTGCGCGATCATGTACGTCGCCGAACGCAGCAGCTCGGCGTCCTCGGCGATCTCGGAGTAGTCCGCGCGCGGCTTGGCCAGGCAGAGCGTGCCGATGACCTCCTTGCCGTGGCGAACGGGCAGGGCGATCGCGACGAGAGCCTCGCCCTCGTCACCCTCCTCGTTCGGCAGGTTCGAGACGACGACGCGCTCTTTTTCGAACACGCGGCGGTTCACCGGACCGCCGACACCGCCGGGAATCTGCTGCGCGCGCTTGAGGGGTAGCCCGAACGAGGCCTCCACGCGAAGCTGACCGGTCGTGCGATCGAAAACGCCGATCGTTCCGCGCCGCGCGTGGATCGCTCGCGCCATGGCGGCAAGCGCCTCGCCGAGCGCCTCGGGCAAGCTCGCCGCCCGCTCGAGGATCGCACCGATGAAATAGAGATGCTTGAGCTTTTGCGCCGCGCGCTCGCCGGATTCGATGGGAACGGCCTCCGGCGCCGGAATTTCTGCGGTATCCGCCGATAAATTCGACATTTTCGTAGATTTTATCCGCTGAAAACGGAAATCAGTTTTTCGGTTCCGTCAAATTGTTGTCTCGGATTTGTAGGACGAGTTTACGCGGAAGTCAAGAAACGAGGTGCTATGGCGAGGTGAAATCCGGCTCTTTCAGGAGTTTTTTGTCGAAGGTGAGGATGGTCGAGCAGCCGGCGGCTCGCGACCGTTCGAGAATCAGGTAGTCGGCGAAATCGCCACGGTTTTCGCGGTACGCCTGGACCGCGCTTAGAAGGACGCCTTCTCGCGACTCGAAACGGAATTGGTGTGAATGAACGAGGTCCGCCAGACGTTGAGCAATCATTTCCTTCGAAATCTTATACGTGCGCTCCAAAACCCAGATGAATTCACACAAAACAAGATCGCAAACAAAAAACACCTGTCCTCGTTCGAGTTCGCTTTCCAACAGTTTGCGGACACGCGGTGACTGAATGGGATCGTCACCAAGCACGTAGCGCGTGAGGATATTTGTGTCGATGCCGATCACTCGGAATCGTCCCGCAAACTCTTTTCGAAGTTCTCCGC is from bacterium and encodes:
- a CDS encoding type II toxin-antitoxin system VapC family toxin is translated as MIGIDTNILTRYVLGDDPIQSPRVRKLLESELERGQVFFVCDLVLCEFIWVLERTYKISKEMIAQRLADLVHSHQFRFESREGVLLSAVQAYRENRGDFADYLILERSRAAGCSTILTFDKKLLKEPDFTSP
- a CDS encoding sigma 54-interacting transcriptional regulator — translated: MSNLSADTAEIPAPEAVPIESGERAAQKLKHLYFIGAILERAASLPEALGEALAAMARAIHARRGTIGVFDRTTGQLRVEASFGLPLKRAQQIPGGVGGPVNRRVFEKERVVVSNLPNEEGDEGEALVAIALPVRHGKEVIGTLCLAKPRADYSEIAEDAELLRSATYMIAQHMRMTQRAYESRDRLEQEQLESEKMAERFLQHNLVGTSGAMKQVYQQILQVAPTDTTVLLRGQSGTGKELVAQAIHYNSNRRGGPFVRVNCGALAENLLESELFGHVKGSFTGALKDRIGRFEAARGGTIFLDEVGDFSPAVQVKLLRVLQEREFERVGGTETIQVDVRVIAATHKNLEAMIENGQYREDLFYRLNVFSISLPPLTERRSDITLLADYFVEKYARIMNKAMKRISTPAIDMLVRYHWPGNVRELQNVIERAVLLSTDGVVHGHHLPPTLQTAEATATEMTGTMEDQIAIYEREIIVEALKRVRGNVASASRDLGMTYRKLSYRIQAHNIDPRTYRR